The proteins below come from a single Mycolicibacterium sp. TY81 genomic window:
- a CDS encoding helix-turn-helix transcriptional regulator: protein MTDQLSKVFAALSDPIRRDIVARLTTADATVSELAEPYDVSMQAVSKHLKVLEDAGFVSRGRAAQTRPVHLEAQVFDLMTKWIERYQQQAEQRYQRLDAVLAEMNDNESKPRRKGRAS, encoded by the coding sequence ATGACCGACCAGCTGTCGAAAGTATTTGCGGCGCTGAGCGATCCGATCCGACGGGACATCGTGGCCCGGCTGACGACGGCCGACGCAACGGTGAGCGAACTCGCCGAACCGTACGACGTCAGCATGCAAGCGGTGTCCAAGCACCTCAAAGTGCTCGAGGACGCCGGGTTCGTCAGCCGGGGCCGGGCCGCACAGACCCGGCCGGTGCACTTGGAAGCGCAGGTGTTCGACCTGATGACCAAGTGGATCGAGCGCTACCAACAGCAGGCCGAACAGCGTTACCAGCGCCTGGATGCGGTGCTGGCAGAGATGAATGACAACGAATCGAAACCGCGACGAAAGGGCAGAGCATCATGA
- a CDS encoding TetR/AcrR family transcriptional regulator, protein MSAIRDATWAELTEHGYAGVTFEGVARRAQTGKPVLYRRYRSRAQMVTDALPTLRTPPFEVASSKGLREDILRMVESLVDQWQQIGLDTYRNLIAEADEATLETFQAKVAAHTDHTIRRALDAARDRGEIGPARIPDRVATGILALMRNELLLAHNTIERSALAELVDLIYLPAVEAASRRPR, encoded by the coding sequence ATGTCCGCCATCCGAGACGCCACGTGGGCTGAGCTGACCGAACACGGATACGCCGGCGTCACCTTCGAAGGCGTCGCGCGCCGCGCGCAGACGGGCAAGCCAGTTCTTTACCGCCGCTATCGTTCTCGCGCACAGATGGTCACCGACGCGCTTCCGACGCTGCGTACCCCACCGTTCGAGGTGGCGTCGTCCAAGGGGCTTCGCGAGGACATCCTCAGGATGGTCGAATCCCTGGTCGATCAGTGGCAACAGATCGGGCTCGACACCTACCGCAACCTCATCGCCGAAGCCGACGAAGCCACCCTGGAGACTTTCCAAGCGAAGGTGGCCGCACACACCGACCATACGATTCGCCGCGCACTGGACGCCGCGCGCGATCGAGGCGAGATCGGACCGGCCAGGATTCCCGACCGCGTGGCCACCGGCATTCTGGCACTCATGCGCAACGAATTGTTGCTCGCACACAACACCATTGAGCGCAGCGCCCTTGCCGAGCTGGTGGACCTCATCTACCTGCCTGCGGTCGAGGCCGCCTCACGTAGACCCAGGTAA
- a CDS encoding arylamine N-acetyltransferase → MTTWHGDELDLDAYFARIGFEGERLPSAATLAALHRAHTTSIPFENLEIMLGRPILLDLNTLQHKMIQYRRGGYCYEHVTVFAAALERLGFRFTALGGRVTLGAEGTARPRTHALIVVEFDDGRRRLCDVGFGRGPLEPIELIAGNEVDQDGWQLRLSSAPLGADTEVFHPDEWTLWQRSSVDGTVGWLDRHVFTLDPQYPIDYAVGNHFVSTSPRSPFTTRPFVQRFAADVQHVLDGTTWTTTNPDGTCSTRDVEISDVPTLLADTFGVELSGEDAAALVDWMRVRL, encoded by the coding sequence GTGACCACGTGGCATGGCGACGAACTCGATCTTGACGCTTATTTCGCGCGCATCGGCTTCGAGGGCGAGCGACTCCCGTCCGCCGCGACCCTGGCCGCTCTGCACCGGGCCCACACCACCTCGATTCCGTTCGAGAATCTCGAGATCATGCTCGGCCGGCCGATCCTCCTCGATCTGAACACCCTGCAGCACAAGATGATTCAGTACCGCCGCGGCGGCTACTGCTACGAGCACGTGACGGTGTTCGCAGCGGCCCTGGAGCGGCTCGGTTTCCGGTTCACCGCGCTCGGCGGGCGCGTCACCCTGGGCGCGGAGGGGACCGCGCGCCCGCGCACCCACGCGCTGATCGTTGTCGAGTTCGACGACGGTCGGCGCCGGCTGTGTGATGTCGGATTCGGCCGCGGGCCACTCGAACCCATCGAGCTGATCGCGGGTAACGAGGTCGATCAAGACGGCTGGCAGTTACGCCTGTCCTCGGCTCCCCTCGGCGCCGACACCGAGGTGTTCCATCCCGACGAGTGGACGCTGTGGCAGCGGTCGAGCGTCGATGGCACGGTCGGATGGCTCGACCGGCACGTCTTCACGCTCGACCCGCAGTATCCGATCGACTACGCCGTCGGCAACCACTTCGTGTCGACCTCACCGCGCTCACCGTTCACCACCCGGCCGTTCGTTCAGCGATTCGCTGCCGACGTCCAGCACGTGCTCGACGGAACTACGTGGACCACAACGAATCCCGACGGAACCTGCTCCACACGCGACGTCGAGATCTCTGACGTACCAACCTTGTTGGCCGACACCTTCGGCGTCGAGTTGTCCGGTGAGGACGCTGCGGCTCTGGTCGACTGGATGCGGGTGCGCCTCTAG
- a CDS encoding TetR/AcrR family transcriptional regulator: MRRDAAANRSRLVVAAEDVFAQHGPQATLEDVAQAAGIGPATLYRRFPNKEALVREVLSEFFGRLLTAAEEAHAAPDEQCLSVFLHTVGAELVRKSGLSAFLWGDLAPQHLVEELRQQSAALLSRGQRSGAIRRDVTTADVTATIWALRGIAAAGGGDDIWRRHLDTVLRGFHPAS; the protein is encoded by the coding sequence ATGAGACGAGATGCGGCAGCCAACCGCAGCCGATTGGTCGTCGCTGCCGAGGACGTGTTTGCGCAGCACGGCCCGCAGGCGACTTTGGAGGACGTCGCCCAGGCCGCCGGGATCGGTCCGGCAACGCTCTATCGACGGTTCCCCAACAAGGAGGCGCTGGTCCGCGAAGTGTTGAGCGAGTTCTTCGGGCGCCTACTGACAGCTGCTGAGGAAGCGCACGCGGCACCCGACGAGCAATGCCTGAGCGTCTTCCTCCACACCGTGGGTGCCGAGCTCGTCCGCAAGAGCGGGTTGTCCGCCTTTCTGTGGGGCGACCTCGCGCCACAGCACCTCGTGGAGGAACTCCGGCAGCAGTCAGCAGCCTTGCTGTCGCGCGGGCAGCGATCCGGCGCGATCCGGCGGGACGTGACGACCGCAGACGTGACCGCAACCATCTGGGCGCTCCGCGGCATCGCCGCGGCCGGCGGTGGCGACGACATTTGGCGGCGACACCTCGACACCGTCCTGCGCGGGTTCCATCCGGCCAGCTAG
- a CDS encoding winged helix-turn-helix domain-containing protein: MYQGRSVRAPQVVLTVELPTRDALAQVTTLMDEFSAFLAYRVPGARVEKSVAGTAPVRAPLPMNGLMIDRTTRQVSVDGHQIAMAYKEFELLAYLAQHPRRIISRQELIENVWDAGFASMRTVDTHVRRLRVKLGAHALTLTTVRGKGYRFDPQPSTRFRDQRPIRSA, translated from the coding sequence ATGTATCAGGGCCGCAGCGTGCGGGCACCGCAGGTGGTGCTGACGGTGGAGCTTCCCACCCGCGATGCACTGGCTCAGGTGACGACTCTGATGGACGAGTTCAGCGCATTTCTCGCGTATCGCGTGCCCGGCGCTCGGGTGGAGAAGTCGGTGGCCGGTACAGCTCCGGTCCGCGCTCCGCTGCCGATGAATGGACTCATGATCGACCGGACCACCCGGCAGGTCAGCGTCGATGGTCACCAGATCGCCATGGCCTACAAAGAATTCGAGCTGCTGGCCTATCTGGCGCAGCACCCGCGACGGATCATCTCGCGACAAGAGCTGATCGAGAACGTCTGGGACGCGGGCTTCGCCTCGATGCGGACCGTCGACACCCATGTGCGACGGCTCCGGGTGAAGCTGGGTGCACACGCCCTGACGCTGACGACGGTCCGTGGCAAGGGTTATCGCTTCGATCCGCAGCCCTCGACACGGTTCCGGGACCAGCGGCCGATCCGGTCGGCGTGA
- a CDS encoding TIGR03086 family metal-binding protein: MAALHALTAAERHRRIAAGFTEHAAAVRDWSAPTPVANWTAGDIVGHLVGWFTEFLGAGGVVLPVGPPVADDPLTAWVAHAAAVQGLLDGDAADGDFSHPMAGSHRLADAIDRFYTADVYMHTWDLAAAIGRDSGLDPEFAEQMLAGMTGIEDLLRSSGQYGPPVAVADDAGPVARLMGFIGRDPAWSAGTRQAV; encoded by the coding sequence ATGGCTGCGCTGCACGCACTCACGGCCGCCGAACGGCACCGCCGCATCGCCGCCGGATTCACCGAACATGCTGCAGCCGTGCGGGATTGGTCGGCTCCGACGCCGGTGGCGAACTGGACCGCAGGCGACATCGTCGGGCACCTCGTCGGCTGGTTCACCGAATTCCTCGGTGCGGGCGGTGTGGTGTTGCCCGTCGGTCCGCCCGTCGCCGACGACCCGCTCACGGCATGGGTCGCACACGCCGCGGCGGTGCAGGGTCTGCTCGACGGCGACGCGGCCGACGGCGACTTCAGCCATCCGATGGCGGGCTCACACCGGCTTGCCGACGCCATCGACCGGTTCTACACCGCCGACGTGTACATGCACACCTGGGATCTGGCCGCCGCGATCGGGCGCGACTCCGGCCTGGACCCCGAGTTCGCTGAGCAGATGCTCGCCGGGATGACGGGGATCGAGGACCTGCTGCGCTCATCGGGGCAGTACGGGCCACCCGTCGCGGTCGCGGACGACGCGGGCCCGGTGGCCAGGCTGATGGGGTTCATCGGCCGGGATCCGGCCTGGTCGGCCGGTACGCGTCAAGCAGTGTGA
- a CDS encoding carboxymuconolactone decarboxylase family protein encodes MAVRLPSLEDLDPAQREVYDLFPANLSRGLVMTRSSAKPYLSLGLSFRTGALAADTRELVILRVGAMTNAPYELHHHVPEARAAGVPESMIDGVVSGATEFGDRRVNVLIAFVDDLLAQIKDGGASTEAMQEFFSDNEIAEITLLAGHYVMTAMFIKTLGIVPEEGGIDAANILVDATAKLHDERAKDER; translated from the coding sequence ATGGCTGTTCGACTGCCAAGCCTGGAGGACCTCGATCCCGCGCAACGCGAGGTCTATGACCTGTTTCCGGCCAACCTGTCGCGAGGTTTGGTCATGACGAGGTCCAGTGCGAAGCCGTATCTGTCACTGGGGCTTTCGTTCCGGACGGGCGCGCTTGCGGCCGACACGCGGGAGCTGGTGATCTTGCGCGTCGGCGCGATGACGAACGCCCCGTACGAGCTCCATCACCACGTGCCCGAAGCGCGAGCAGCCGGGGTGCCGGAGTCGATGATCGACGGCGTCGTGTCAGGAGCCACAGAGTTCGGAGACCGTCGCGTCAACGTGCTCATCGCGTTCGTCGATGACCTGCTGGCGCAGATCAAGGACGGCGGGGCGAGCACGGAAGCGATGCAGGAGTTCTTCTCCGACAACGAAATTGCCGAGATCACCCTGCTGGCCGGCCACTACGTGATGACCGCGATGTTCATCAAGACCCTCGGCATCGTCCCCGAAGAGGGCGGCATTGACGCGGCGAACATTTTGGTGGACGCCACCGCCAAGCTGCACGACGAACGAGCAAAGGACGAACGATGA
- a CDS encoding aldo/keto reductase, protein MARVQIGHSDLRVRPVGLGCMGMSQSYGDADDSTSMRTIRAALDLGVDHLDTSDVYGASDITWGVPIRGFGHNEELIGKAISGRRDEVVLATKFAARINDTNDGIAIDGRPEYATAACEASLRRLGTDVIDLYYCHRLDPRVPIEETVGAMAELVGAGKVRAIGLSEVGPETLRRARTVHPIAALQSEYSLWERGVEGGIAETCAALGITLVAYSPLGRSALTGALAADATFAKGDLRATNPRFTAENLETNLAPVAALNELADQKGCRPGQLALAWLLSRPFPVVTIPGTKRAEYVAENLAATNVALSADESAYLSAAFAPGTIVGDRYAPAHARTVAPR, encoded by the coding sequence ATGGCACGGGTGCAGATCGGCCATTCGGACCTCCGTGTTCGGCCGGTCGGTCTCGGCTGCATGGGGATGTCGCAGAGCTATGGAGACGCCGACGATTCGACGTCGATGCGAACCATCCGTGCAGCGCTCGACTTGGGCGTGGACCACCTCGACACTTCGGACGTTTACGGCGCTTCCGATATCACCTGGGGCGTCCCGATCCGCGGGTTCGGCCACAACGAGGAGCTGATTGGCAAGGCCATTTCCGGACGTCGCGACGAGGTGGTGCTGGCCACCAAGTTCGCCGCCCGGATCAACGACACCAACGACGGGATCGCCATCGACGGGCGGCCCGAGTATGCGACCGCCGCTTGTGAAGCGAGTCTCCGGCGTCTCGGTACCGACGTGATCGACCTGTATTACTGTCACCGCCTCGATCCGCGCGTCCCTATCGAGGAAACGGTCGGGGCCATGGCCGAGTTGGTCGGTGCGGGCAAGGTCCGCGCGATCGGTCTCAGCGAGGTGGGGCCCGAGACCTTGCGCCGAGCACGGACGGTGCATCCGATAGCGGCGTTGCAGAGCGAGTATTCCCTGTGGGAACGCGGCGTCGAGGGCGGTATCGCGGAGACGTGTGCTGCGTTGGGGATAACGCTGGTCGCCTACAGCCCGCTGGGCCGCTCCGCACTCACCGGAGCGTTGGCTGCCGACGCAACCTTTGCGAAGGGCGATCTGCGCGCCACCAACCCGCGCTTCACCGCGGAGAACCTGGAGACGAACCTGGCTCCCGTGGCTGCACTGAACGAGCTGGCCGATCAAAAAGGTTGCCGCCCGGGCCAATTGGCGTTGGCCTGGCTGCTTTCGCGCCCCTTCCCGGTGGTGACGATTCCCGGGACCAAGCGCGCCGAGTATGTGGCCGAGAATCTTGCCGCCACCAACGTCGCCCTCAGCGCCGACGAATCTGCCTATCTCTCAGCGGCTTTCGCACCGGGAACCATCGTCGGCGACCGCTACGCGCCGGCGCACGCCCGCACTGTGGCGCCACGCTGA
- a CDS encoding Abi-alpha family protein, producing the protein MSDNRRQPPRRRHAQWGPVSATFSPPSEPSAALLPASEIGEALPGLVRLAATAWVRTAEWTLVAGLKTGRRALEIVADPASAADTARELISGVAQAGTVFGEVAKAVSNGVSVSQAVVQVSASLTDTATTTHTVSHQQEDEERQRQMEQSLRAQGQALLTRSRDVWNTERGHPAYARILEEMAPDEARILLLLLRGGPQPAVDVRTGGPIGMVSSRLVAPGLNMIGPRAGLRYLDNVPAYLNNLFRLGLIWFSQEQLRDPLEYQVVEAQPDVLAAMHSVRAHKVVRRSIHLTPFGVDFCRACLVSEDEDVAALPEHQAPHDIE; encoded by the coding sequence ATGAGTGACAACCGACGCCAGCCGCCCAGACGACGCCACGCCCAGTGGGGACCAGTCAGCGCCACATTCTCTCCCCCATCGGAACCGTCCGCGGCGCTCCTACCCGCGAGCGAGATCGGCGAAGCACTGCCCGGCCTCGTTCGCCTGGCCGCAACGGCCTGGGTACGCACGGCGGAATGGACCCTCGTTGCCGGGCTCAAGACGGGCCGCCGCGCACTCGAGATAGTCGCCGACCCGGCATCGGCGGCCGACACCGCACGCGAGCTGATCTCCGGCGTCGCGCAGGCCGGCACCGTTTTCGGCGAGGTGGCCAAGGCCGTCTCGAACGGTGTCTCGGTGTCGCAGGCCGTCGTCCAGGTGAGCGCCTCGCTCACCGACACCGCGACGACGACGCACACGGTGTCACACCAGCAGGAAGACGAAGAGCGCCAACGCCAAATGGAGCAGTCGTTGCGTGCTCAGGGGCAGGCGCTGCTGACCCGCTCGCGCGACGTGTGGAACACCGAACGCGGCCACCCCGCCTACGCCCGCATCCTCGAGGAGATGGCGCCCGACGAGGCCCGCATCCTCCTGCTTCTCCTGCGCGGCGGCCCACAGCCGGCGGTCGACGTCCGCACGGGCGGCCCCATCGGCATGGTGTCCTCGCGGTTGGTGGCTCCGGGCCTCAACATGATCGGCCCGCGGGCGGGCCTGCGCTATCTGGACAACGTGCCCGCCTACCTCAACAACCTGTTCCGGCTGGGACTGATCTGGTTCTCGCAGGAGCAACTACGCGACCCGCTGGAATACCAGGTTGTCGAGGCCCAACCGGACGTGCTGGCCGCGATGCACTCGGTGCGCGCGCACAAAGTCGTCCGCCGTTCGATCCACCTCACCCCGTTCGGCGTCGACTTCTGCCGCGCCTGCCTGGTGTCCGAGGACGAAGACGTCGCCGCCCTGCCGGAGCATCAGGCACCTCACGACATCGAGTGA
- a CDS encoding MBL fold metallo-hydrolase, with protein sequence MTDEIPFEEGLFDLGGGAHVFLSGNEALGLANAGLVVSAGEALVIDTLYDVQHARAMCAQMDVLTESAPVRYVFNTHTDGDHFFGNQVFAADTEIITTEAASALMTQAHADLTTKLLNTDTQPGGPLQALAPLGRPFDFSEVRVRAADTTFNGEKALRVGRIDVELHELGPAHTVGDAIAYLPELGVLYAGDLLTHNPVAVTWSGSIPNWIRALERIRAFGARTVVAGHGPVLIGPEINAAIDRGIRFWSTLHTDATRLYDHGVPVAEAVARIDIQNYPEAAATLPIIVTAIYHERDPGIPYLDLTQAIESIAAQLARAHG encoded by the coding sequence ATGACCGACGAAATCCCTTTCGAGGAAGGCCTATTCGACCTCGGTGGGGGAGCCCATGTTTTCCTGTCCGGCAATGAAGCCCTCGGCTTGGCCAATGCCGGCCTGGTGGTGAGCGCGGGCGAAGCGCTCGTCATCGACACCCTCTACGACGTGCAACACGCACGAGCGATGTGCGCACAGATGGACGTACTGACCGAGTCAGCGCCGGTGCGGTACGTCTTCAACACCCACACCGACGGTGACCACTTCTTCGGCAATCAGGTATTCGCCGCTGATACCGAAATCATCACCACCGAGGCCGCCAGTGCGCTGATGACTCAGGCGCATGCCGACCTCACCACGAAACTGCTCAACACCGATACCCAGCCGGGCGGTCCGCTGCAGGCCCTCGCACCACTCGGGCGGCCGTTCGACTTCTCCGAAGTACGGGTTCGTGCCGCCGACACCACCTTCAACGGTGAAAAGGCCTTGAGAGTCGGCAGAATCGACGTCGAACTCCACGAACTGGGGCCGGCGCACACCGTGGGCGACGCCATCGCCTACCTCCCCGAGCTGGGTGTGCTGTACGCCGGAGATCTGTTGACGCACAACCCGGTTGCGGTCACCTGGTCGGGCTCGATCCCGAATTGGATCAGGGCGCTCGAGCGCATCCGCGCGTTCGGAGCCCGGACAGTCGTCGCCGGGCACGGTCCCGTCCTGATCGGGCCCGAGATCAACGCGGCCATCGACCGCGGCATCCGGTTCTGGTCTACCCTGCACACCGACGCCACCCGCCTGTACGACCACGGTGTGCCGGTGGCCGAAGCGGTCGCTCGCATCGACATCCAGAACTACCCGGAAGCCGCTGCGACACTTCCGATCATCGTCACCGCGATCTACCACGAACGTGACCCCGGCATCCCGTACCTGGACCTGACGCAGGCCATCGAGTCCATCGCCGCGCAGCTCGCGCGCGCGCACGGCTAG
- a CDS encoding ABC transporter substrate-binding protein, translating to MTPTPAARPLVLGQIASLTGSNYMGLENLAGAELAVQQLNDSGGVLGRRIELRVEDDGSLPQGAVDAYGRLAGLRTVAVIGTSFSNASLAVLPHTDGHQLLYVSTGAAHTQVDPVRPYAFMTPPPGHLVAEQLLRFLHGAGITEIAVVIDADSAFNRDAWAAQKAMLSRHGIAAVAVVSVNVDTDDFGPVVRRLAESSAQALMAWVTGPPATGLALAFRAAGLSMPMVMGIGAASPGFVDSVGPAAEGIIVGTSLASIGSDVPEPTMRLTIEALTAPFEQRHGALPSQFAVDGYVAAKLIAASIEAAGTDDRGAVRDAMETLTYVTAAGRYAFSPTDHSGLDVDDVAVAVIRDGRFRLTPWSAGRLREHLCRTDTNR from the coding sequence ATGACGCCCACCCCTGCCGCCCGCCCCCTTGTGCTCGGTCAGATCGCATCACTGACCGGCTCCAATTACATGGGGTTGGAGAACTTGGCCGGCGCCGAGCTGGCGGTGCAACAACTGAACGACTCTGGCGGCGTGCTCGGACGCCGTATCGAGTTGCGCGTCGAAGACGACGGCAGCCTCCCGCAGGGCGCAGTCGATGCTTACGGTCGGCTCGCCGGTCTGCGAACAGTCGCGGTTATCGGCACTTCGTTCTCGAATGCCAGTCTCGCCGTCCTGCCACACACCGACGGACACCAATTGCTTTATGTCTCAACTGGTGCCGCGCACACGCAGGTCGATCCCGTGCGGCCGTACGCCTTCATGACGCCGCCGCCCGGGCATCTGGTGGCCGAGCAACTGCTGCGGTTCCTTCACGGCGCCGGCATCACCGAGATCGCGGTCGTCATCGATGCCGACAGCGCGTTCAACCGGGATGCCTGGGCGGCCCAGAAAGCCATGCTCAGTCGTCACGGCATCGCGGCCGTCGCCGTCGTGTCCGTCAACGTGGACACCGACGATTTCGGTCCGGTAGTCCGCCGGCTCGCCGAGAGCTCGGCACAGGCGTTGATGGCTTGGGTGACCGGCCCACCGGCAACGGGTTTGGCACTGGCTTTTCGAGCCGCCGGGCTCAGCATGCCGATGGTGATGGGGATCGGGGCAGCAAGCCCGGGATTTGTGGACTCGGTCGGACCCGCCGCCGAGGGCATCATCGTCGGAACGTCCTTGGCGAGCATCGGTTCAGACGTACCAGAGCCGACGATGCGACTCACGATCGAAGCCCTGACCGCACCCTTCGAACAGCGCCATGGCGCGCTCCCATCGCAGTTCGCCGTCGACGGTTACGTCGCCGCCAAACTCATCGCGGCGTCGATCGAAGCCGCGGGCACCGACGACCGTGGCGCCGTCCGGGACGCGATGGAAACGCTGACGTACGTAACGGCTGCCGGCCGATACGCCTTCTCGCCCACCGACCATTCGGGCTTGGACGTCGATGACGTCGCCGTCGCCGTCATTCGGGACGGCCGGTTCCGTCTCACGCCGTGGTCCGCAGGCAGGCTACGAGAGCACTTGTGCCGCACGGACACGAACCGCTGA
- a CDS encoding DUF1906 domain-containing protein: MQDFPETTGLRRPFSRRDALRYAGAASALAGLSAAGLGLPTAAAAAPTLIDFAMKQIPAQDIRAAGHAGVVNYVSTSRPGSSMGAKPITLPYARSLAAAGLAIVSNYQYGKPGGTAPSDFTRGYAGGVADARTAWQLHTAAGGGQSAPIFFSVDDDISRETWNNVALPWFRGINSVLGPQRTGVYGGINTCQWAAADGVIGRSTTPGKVWAWQTRSWSGGKIYPAAVMYQRIVSTASNPGPVVGGLEVDVSDALAADVGQWNLHP, from the coding sequence ATGCAGGACTTCCCGGAGACCACCGGCCTTCGGCGCCCGTTCTCGCGTCGTGATGCGCTGCGCTATGCCGGCGCCGCGTCGGCACTGGCTGGGCTGAGTGCGGCCGGTCTCGGCCTGCCGACGGCCGCTGCCGCCGCGCCCACACTGATCGACTTCGCCATGAAGCAGATTCCGGCGCAAGACATTCGGGCCGCCGGGCACGCCGGCGTCGTCAACTATGTCTCGACATCGCGCCCCGGCTCGTCCATGGGGGCGAAGCCGATCACGCTGCCGTATGCCCGGTCACTGGCCGCGGCCGGACTCGCGATCGTGAGCAACTACCAGTACGGCAAGCCCGGCGGCACCGCTCCGTCCGATTTCACGCGCGGTTACGCAGGCGGCGTCGCCGATGCGCGCACCGCCTGGCAACTGCACACCGCGGCGGGCGGCGGCCAGAGCGCACCGATCTTCTTCTCCGTCGACGACGACATCAGTCGCGAAACCTGGAACAACGTTGCACTGCCGTGGTTTCGCGGCATCAACTCCGTCCTCGGGCCGCAGCGCACCGGCGTCTACGGCGGCATCAACACCTGCCAGTGGGCCGCGGCCGACGGTGTCATCGGGCGCTCGACCACGCCCGGCAAGGTGTGGGCATGGCAGACCCGATCCTGGTCGGGCGGCAAGATCTATCCGGCGGCAGTGATGTACCAACGGATCGTCAGTACCGCGTCGAATCCGGGTCCGGTGGTCGGTGGTCTCGAGGTCGACGTCAGCGACGCCCTGGCCGCCGACGTCGGGCAGTGGAACCTGCATCCGTGA
- a CDS encoding MetQ/NlpA family ABC transporter substrate-binding protein, producing MGTIRSIHGTGRVLRVGATPVPHAEILDHVRPVLARDGIDLHVEVFDTFDEPNHHLVTGTIDANFFQYLPFLDEFNAASAQRLVPVAPVHIEPFALYSESISTVDDVPQYAQVALPGDPANVGRALHILRDLGLLTLREGEVAAPGVDSIIANPKQLLFKEIASAHLADVLADFDLVFLFGNYAMDRQIDLQSALYCDHANRDYAEYLVARPDNHDSEPIRLLANALQSDSVRSFIARSYAGLVVPAF from the coding sequence GTGGGGACCATTCGATCGATTCATGGCACCGGCCGCGTCCTGCGCGTAGGGGCGACGCCGGTCCCGCACGCCGAGATCCTCGATCACGTCCGCCCGGTGCTCGCGCGCGACGGCATCGACCTCCACGTCGAGGTGTTCGACACCTTCGACGAACCGAACCACCATCTGGTCACCGGGACGATCGACGCCAACTTCTTTCAGTACCTGCCATTCCTCGACGAGTTCAATGCCGCCTCGGCCCAGCGACTGGTCCCCGTCGCACCGGTGCACATCGAGCCGTTCGCGCTCTACTCGGAATCGATATCCACTGTCGACGACGTGCCGCAGTACGCACAGGTGGCGCTGCCCGGTGATCCGGCGAACGTCGGGCGCGCCCTGCACATCCTTCGCGACCTGGGTCTGCTCACCCTGCGTGAGGGTGAGGTGGCTGCCCCCGGCGTCGACTCGATCATCGCGAACCCAAAGCAGTTGCTGTTCAAGGAAATCGCCAGCGCGCACCTGGCTGATGTCCTCGCCGACTTCGATCTGGTGTTCCTGTTCGGCAACTACGCCATGGACCGCCAGATCGACCTGCAGTCGGCGCTCTATTGTGACCACGCCAACCGCGACTACGCCGAGTACCTCGTCGCGCGCCCCGACAACCACGACAGCGAACCAATCAGGCTGTTGGCCAACGCTTTACAGTCAGATTCGGTGCGTTCGTTCATCGCCCGCTCGTACGCCGGCCTGGTGGTACCGGCGTTCTGA
- a CDS encoding SRPBCC family protein: MNTAQAVIEADKDVPLIRITRDFHATPAQLLKAHTDPDVFARWVGPDGMDTRIVEWDARDGGSWRYVAVRDGQEFGFRGCFHTVAADKIVQTFTFEGMPDAVSLETLWFEDLGDGRTRLHGQSLVDSFEGRDAWLASGMETGVDQGYAKLDALLGEL, encoded by the coding sequence ATGAACACCGCGCAGGCCGTCATCGAAGCCGACAAGGACGTGCCACTCATCCGCATCACCCGTGATTTCCACGCCACGCCGGCGCAATTGCTGAAGGCGCACACCGATCCGGACGTGTTCGCCCGCTGGGTGGGGCCCGACGGTATGGACACCCGCATCGTGGAGTGGGACGCCCGAGACGGCGGGAGCTGGCGCTACGTCGCGGTCCGGGACGGTCAGGAGTTCGGCTTCCGCGGTTGCTTCCACACCGTCGCCGCGGACAAGATCGTCCAGACTTTCACCTTCGAGGGCATGCCCGACGCCGTCTCGCTCGAGACCTTGTGGTTCGAGGACCTCGGTGACGGCCGCACCCGGCTCCACGGCCAGTCGTTGGTCGACAGCTTCGAGGGACGGGACGCCTGGCTGGCCTCCGGGATGGAGACGGGCGTCGATCAGGGCTACGCGAAACTCGACGCACTGCTCGGCGAGCTCTGA